One window of the Etheostoma spectabile isolate EspeVRDwgs_2016 chromosome 16, UIUC_Espe_1.0, whole genome shotgun sequence genome contains the following:
- the LOC116704228 gene encoding neuropeptide FF receptor 2 — translation MTQNLVLNTTWEGLNPSNSSRLQETPLTHQNITYVDFYLHKPSVAAVFTVSYLLIFMVCMVGNGVVCFTVLRSKNMRTVTNLFILNLAISDLLVGIFCMPTTLVDNIITGWPFGSVVCKLSGMVQGISVSASVFTLVAIAVDRFRCIVYPFKQKLTIPTSKLIIVIIWVLAVSIMCPSGVMLQVTKEQRVRIILGNNNSRFFYWCRENWPNQEMRKIYTTVLFVNIYLAPLSLIVVMYARIGFTLSKSAISQARGGGSVLEEGGGSGKSSTEGRHTISKKKNRVIMMLLVVALLFILSWLPLWTLMMLSDYASLTEHQYRVINIYVYPLAHWLAFFNSSINPIIYGFFNQNFRRGFQAAFKFQLCSECIGCKNTYSHPIRGNAVLPIQPAVLSRSGSGVRPVLMGNGKSSRQERGSLAARSHIKEQDLIMEDLEKVSQI, via the exons ATGACCCAGAACCTAGTTCTCAACACCACTTGGGAGGGCTTGAACCCTTCCAATTCCTCAAGATTGCAGGAAACCCCTTTGACCCACCAGAACATCACCTATGTTGACTTCTACCTCCACAAGCCCTCTGTGGCTGCGGTCTTCACCGTCTCCTACCTGCTCATCTTCATGGTGTGCATGGTGGGCAACGGGGTGGTGTGTTTCACCGTGCTGCGTAGCAAGAACATGCGCACAGTCACCAACCTGTTTATCCTCAACCTCGCCATCAGTGACCTGCTGGTTGGCATCTTTTGCATGCCAACCACACTGGTGGACAACATCATAACAG GGTGGCCATTTGGTAGCGTAGTGTGTAAGCTAAGCGGTATGGTTCAAGGGATATCCGTGTCAGCCTCTGTCTTCACTCTTGTGGCAATAGCTGTTGACAG GTTCCGCTGCATTGTCTACCCTTTCAAGCAAAAGCTGACCATCCCTACCTCAAAGTTAATTATTGTCATCATATGGGTCCTCGCTGTGTCCATCATGTGTCCCTCTGGGGTCATGCTCCAGGTCACAAAGGAGCAGAGGGTGCGTATAATCCttggcaacaacaacagccgCTTCTTTTACTGGTGCCGGGAAAATTGGCCCAATCAGGAGATGCGCAAGATCTACACCACTGTTCTCTTTGTTAACATCTACCTCGCTCCTCTCAGCCTTATTGTCGTCATGTACGCCCGCATTGGCTTCACCCTCTCCAAGAGTGCTATTTCTCAGGCGAGGGGGGGTGGAAGCGTGTTGGAAGAGGGCGGTGGAAGCGGCAAATCTAGCACGGAGGGGCGTCATACAATTTCAAAGAAGAAGAATCGGGTGATAATGATGCTGCTGGTGGTGGCGCTGCTCTTCATCTTATCCTGGCTTCCGCTTTGGACGCTAATGATGCTGAGCGACTACGCCAGCCTGACAGAGCACCAGTATCGTGTCATTAACATCTATGTGTACCCCTTAGCTCACTGGTTGGCTTTCTTCAACAGCAGTATCAACCCCATCATCTATGGGTTCTTCAACCAGAACTTTCGCAGAGGCTTTCAGGCTGCCTTCAAATTCCAGCTGTGCTCTGAGTGCATTGGGTGCAAGAATACCTACTCCCATCCGATCCGAGGTAACGCTGTACTCCCAATCCAGCCTGCTGTCCTCAGCAGATCGGGCTCCGGGGTCAGACCAGTGTTAATGGGCAATGGGAAAAGCTCACGTCAGGAAAGAGGGAGCTTGGCTGCTAGAAGTCATATCAAAGAACAGGACCTGATCATGGAGGACTTGGAAAAGGTTTCCCAGATTTAG